A window from Lepus europaeus isolate LE1 chromosome 20, mLepTim1.pri, whole genome shotgun sequence encodes these proteins:
- the FERD3L gene encoding fer3-like protein yields the protein MSRRAAPQRWRESCVDAAVLDFVADLSLVSPRRPVLRDLPPGAPLGDRGLALRQGRPRGLARFEEGDADEGDEEEEEEEDEEEEEEEEEEEEGRGRGASLLGRPRRKRVITYAQRQAANIRERKRMFNLNEAFDQLRRKVPTFAYEKRLSRIETLRLAIVYISFMTELLASCDKQTG from the coding sequence ATGAGCCGCAGGGCCGCGCCCCAGCGATGGCGGGAGAGCTGCGTGGACGCCGCCGTGCTGGACTTCGTCGCGGACCTGTCCCTGGTCTCCCCGAGACGCCCTGTCCTCCGCGACCTCCCGCCGGGGGCGCCCCTCGGGGACCGAGGCCTTGCGCTCCGACAGGGAAGACCCAGGGGGCTGGCGCGGTTTGAGGAGGGGGATGCAGATGAaggggacgaggaggaggaggaggaagaggatgaagaggaggaggaggaggaagaggaagaagaagaggggcgCGGGAGAGGCGCCTCGCTGCTGGGCCGCCCCAGGAGGAAACGGGTGATCACCTACGCCCAGCGCCAGGCCGCCAACATCCGCGAGAGGAAGCGCATGTTCAACCTCAACGAGGCCTTCGACCAGCTGCGCAGGAAGGTGCCCACCTTTGCCTACGAGAAGAGGCTGTCCCGCATCGAGACCCTGCGCCTCGCCATCGTCTACATCTCCTTCATGACCGAGCTCTTGGCGAGCTGTGACAAGCAAACCGGCTGA
- the TWIST1 gene encoding twist-related protein 1, producing MMQDVSSSPVSPADDSLSNSEEEPDRQQPPSGKRGGRKRRSSRRSAGGGAGPGGAAGGGVAAGDEPGSPAQGKRGKKSAGCGGGGGGGGAGGGGGGSSSGGGSPQSYEELQTQRVMANVRERQRTQSLNEAFAALRKIIPTLPSDKLSKIQTLKLAARYIDFLYQVLQSDELDSKMASCSYVAHERLSYAFSVWRMEGAWSMSASH from the coding sequence ATGATGCAGGACGTGTCCAGCTCGCCAGTCTCGCCGGCCGACGACAGCCTGAGCAACAGCGAGGAGGAGCCGGACCGGCAGCAGCCGCCGAGCGGCAAGCGCGGGGGGCGCAAGCGGCGCAGCAGCCGGCGCagcgcgggcggcggcgcggggcccgGCGGGGCCGCGGGCGGGGGCGTCGCAGCCGGCGATGAGCCCGGCAGCCCGGCGCAGGGCAAGCGCGGCAAGAAGTCTgcgggctgcggcggcggcggcggtggcggcggcgcgggcggcggcggcggcggcagcagcagcggcggcgggaGCCCGCAGTCGTACGAGGAGCTGCAGACGCAGCGGGTCATGGCCAATGTGCGGGAGCGCCAGCGCACGCAGTCGCTGAACGAGGCGTTCGCCGCGCTGCGGAAGATCATCCCCACGCTGCCCTCGGACAAGCTGAGCAAGATCCAGACGCTCAAGCTGGCCGCCAGGTACATCGACTTCCTGTACCAGGTCCTGCAGAGCGACGAGCTGGACTCCAAGATGGCAAGCTGCAGCTACGTGGCCCACGAGCGGCTCAGCTACGCCTTCTCGGTCTGGAGGATGGAGGGGGCCTGGTCCATGTCCGCGTCCCACTAG